Genomic segment of Streptomyces sp. NA02950:
GCCAACGCCTTGCATTCCGCCCTGCGCGTCTGCCCCGGGGAAGTTCGCGATCGCCCGGCCATTCGGCGGATCGTCCATGACCTATCCACACGACACTCACGAGTGAGCGGCGTGCGTGAGCTTGCCGCGGCGACCCAAAGTCGCAGTTGACGCCGACTGCCTCTTGAAACCAGGCTGGAGAGCGCTCCTCTAGGGGCAACTGGTCAGCCAGGTGCTTCGCCTGCACGTCGGCCTCGTGCAATTCCAAGCGGAGTCTCCTGCGTCATCGATGTGACGTATCCCCCTCCGGCAGCACCAAGAGAGCCCACACGACTTTGCCCACCGCATCGCGCGGTTCAACGCCCCAGCGGTCGGCCAATGAGTCCACGAGAGCCAGCCCCCGGCCGGATTCATCATCGTCCTCGGCGTGCTTCAAGGTTGGCTGCTCGTCGTTCGTGTCTGAGACCTCAATGCGCAACTCCAGGCCGGTCAGTACGAACCGGACTCCGATCTCTCGGCCGCGCGTCGTCTTCGCGTTGATGGCGTTGGTCGTGAGCTCGGAAAGCAACAAGGTTGCGCTTTCCGTGATGTCGGCACCGATGTGCCAGTTCGCGAGCTGATGGCGGAGAGCTTCGCGGGCGCGGCCGACGCTGCGGCGGTGTCGAGGGAGCTGATGCGTCACGGTCTGCGTGGATGCGAGCGGCGCTGTTCCTGCTGGTAAGGCGTTTGTGGGCATGGCTCATCTCCTCGGGCTCAGATGACGGAGAGCCAAGAGCTGCACTCTGTAACCAAAGTGGAACGCTCAGCGGTAGTAGGCATAGCATGCTCTTGCAGACCATGAGAACGCAAGCATTGCGAACTACTGCCGTGTGTTCGAACTGGGTTGAGTTGTGGCCTGAGGGTCACTCACACTCGCGGATACCACCGAGCCACTGAAGGGACCGCACGTGTCGGACAAGCGACACCATCCGCCAACCGTCAGACTTCGACGGCTGGCCGCTGAGCTGCGCCGACTTCGTTCTGCCGCCGGGCTGACGCGCGACGAGGTCACGGAGAAGAAGGGGATCAACGCAGCGACGCTGTATCGCATCGAGAAGGCGCGTGCCCGACCGCAGAAGCGGACATTGCTTGCCCTACTGGACCTCTATGAGGCAACCGAGGCGCAGCGGTCAGACCTCCTGGCCGTACAGAGCGGGTCCAACGACCAGGGCTGGCTGCGCCCGTATCACTCGGAGTTGCCTGAGGAATACGCTGCCTACATCGGGTTCGAGGCCGAGGCCCGGACGGTGCGCAACTATGAGTCGCTGTTCATTCCCGGCCTTGCCCAGACAGAGCCCTACGCCCGCGCGGTGGTCAAAGGTGTTTGGGCGGCGGCCAGCCACAAGCAGGTGGAGCAGCGAGTCCAGGCTCGGATGGAACGACAGGCGTTGCTCAGCAAGGAGCACCCGCTCCAACTCTGGGCAATCGTCGATGAGGCGGCCATCCGGCGCACGGTCGGCGGCCGCAAGGTGATGCAGGAGCAGACGCGGCACCTGCTCCGGCTCATGGAAGAGCCCCATGTCACGTTTCAGGTGATCCCGTTCGACAAGGGAGCGCATGCAGGTATGCCCGGCAGCTTCGTGCACATGGACTTCCCGGACCCTGCGGACCCGGAGTTGGTCTACGTGGACACTCCAGCAGGCGATCTCTTCCTGGAGTCTGAGACGGAGATCCGGCGCTACAAGTCCATGTTCGAGCACCTGCAAGCCGTGGCGGTGGGACCGAACGAAAGTGCTGATCTGCTGGCTAAGGTTGCAGGTATGAGAGATTGAGAGGAGGTGTTCGTAGTGCAGTACGACTTCTCCGAGGTTGTGTGGCGGAAGAGCAGTTACAGCAGTGCCAACGGTCAGTGCGTCGAAGTCGCCGACGGAGTCGCGGACGTTGTGCCCGTTCGTGACAGCAAGGCATCTGCTGGCCCCTGCCTTGTGTTCGAGGCGGATGCGTGGGCCTCGTTCATAAGGGCGCTGAAGGTCGGCGAACTCCCCTCAGCCTGAGGTGATTACTACCCGGCCCCCACGTCAAGGTCGTGAGGTGTAGCCCCCGGAGCTCGCTTCGTGGCCGGGGGCTCGTGCGGGGTATCCGGACGCGGCCAATGCCCCACCGGCCACCGGCGGACGCGGGGTGGGCCTCGCGCTCGACCGGGCTGGCGGTGACGCGCTCCGCCGCACCCTGGACGCTCTCACCGTCTTCGGCCGCCTCGTCACCGCCGAATTCCCCCTGGCCGAGGCGTCCGAGGCGCACCGCCTCATCGAAACCCGCACCACCACGGGCAAGCTCCTGCTCCGCGTCGCGGACGCCTGACCCCGGGCGGCGAACGGGGCGCGCCGGCCCCCGTGGGGTGGCGACGGCTCGTGCCGGGAGCGTCTTGGCTCCGCCTTCGGGCGGGTGCCCAGGGCCACCCGGCTCCAGCCCGGGGGAGGGGATGCTCCCCGCGCGGATGCCCGCACGGGGGTACGGGTAGTGGGCGGCCCGCGAGCGGCGCCGCGTCTGCGGGCTGGTGCTGGTCCGCGCGGCGGGCTGTTTCCGCCGTGCGCGGACACGTGTGCGTCAGCGTGTACGGACGTCCCCGGCCACCGGCCGGGTTCCGGCATCCCTCAGCGGAGGACCGATTCCAGGAAGTCGGTGCCCAGGCGGGACACCGCCGTCAGTTCCAGTTGGTGGAGGACGTAGCGGCCGCGGCGGCGGGTGGTGAGCAGACCGGCCTTCTTGAGGACGCCGATGTGGCGGGAGACCTCCGGGGGCGTGATGCCGTACGCCTCGGACAGCTCACCGGTGGTGTGCGGTCCACGCGCGAGGGTGCGGCACAGCCGCATCCGCATCGGGTGGGACAGGGCCTCCATCCGGCGCTGGACGAGCTCCAGGGCCGCGGGCGCGGGGAGTTCGGGCGAGGCGACCGGGTACTGGATCACCGGATGCCAGCCGGGTGCGTACACAACGGTCACATGCGGCCAGCCGAAGGCGGTCGGGATGAGGGTGAGGCCGTCGTCCGAAGCCGTCGTCCGCCCGGCGGCCAGCTTGTCGACCAGGACACGGTCGCCGTCCTCGGACAGCGACAGCGCGGCCGACGCCGCGGTCAGCGCCTCCGCCAGGCCCTTGCGCTGGAGCAGCTCGGACTTGTGGCGGGCGTCGGCGGCCAGTTGGATCCCCACCCGCTGCCAGGTGTCGGCGAAGAACGCCTGCCGGCAGTCCTCCAGCAGCCGTCGCAGCCAGACCCGCAGCCCGTCCGGGTCGTCCAGCATCCGGTCGGCGAACGCCGCCTGCCGGGGGCCACGGGCCGCGGCCATCTCGCGGACCCGCGCCCGTTCGCCGGCGTCGACCAGCGGCGACTGCCTGCACCGGGTGTACGAGCTGGAGCAGGTGATCTCGAAGACCGCCGTCAGATACGTCTCGTCGTCGATCCGGTCCAGCGCGTCCAGCTCCTCGTCGAGCGTGGCCCCGGGACGGGCCGGGAGCAGCAGGTCGCAGCGGGCCGGACCTCGCGGTCCAGCCCGGCCAGCGCGCTGAGCACGGCGGGCCACTGCTGGAACAGCGTGCCGCCGTACCGGTGCCGCCATGCCTTCGCCTCCGCGATCAGGCTCTCGGGCCCCGCCAGCGCGGCCCCCGAGATGCCGTCGAGCGACTTGTAGAAGGACACGTACACCGTGTCCGCCAGGGCCGCGATCTCCGGCAGCGTACGGCCGAAGTGGACGGTGGACTCCCACAGCCGGGCCCCGTCGAAGTGCACCACCGCGTCCCGCTCCCGGGCGGCTTCCACGACGGCCACCAGCTCGTCCCACGAGGGCAGTACGAAGCCCGCGTCGCGCAGCGGCAGTTCGAGGGCGAGGGTGCCGAAGGGCTCGTCGAGGTCGCGGATCTCCTCGGCGGTGGGCAGCCGCGGCTCGGTCGTCGGACGCACCGCGCGCAGTCCGCTCACGGTGAGATACGCGTCCCGCTCGTGCACCTCCAGATGCGCCAGCGGATGCACCGCCACCAGGGGGTTGCCGGTGCGCCCCGCCCAGCAGCGCAGCGCGATCTGCTGGGCCATGGTGCCGGTGGGGAAGAACGCCGCGGACTCCGTGCCGAGCACTCCGGCGACCCGCCGCTCCAGCTCCTCCACGATCCCGTCGCCGTAGAGGTCCACCCAGGCGTCCGGGTCGTATCCGGCGGGCGGCTCGGCCGTCAGCCGGGCCAGCCCCTCACCGATCCGGGCCTCCGCCGCACCGCGGGCGAGGGTCCGCTCCGACGCGCGCCAGGCCGTGCGCCTGCGGTCCCGGGCCGCCCGCTCGGCCCCCTCGGCGCCGCTGGTGTCCCGCTCCGCGCCGCTCCCGTCCCGCTCCGTCCCGCCGTCGTCACCGCCGTCGTCCCGCGCGCTCTCCGCCATGGGCCGATGATGGCGCAGCCGGCGTCCCCGGGACCACACGGTTTTCCACAGGGCTGGGGACGCGGCCGGGCCGCGTGGAAACACTCGCGTAGCATGGCGGGGAATCGTCCGGTACCCCCTGAGGACTGGAACGGAAGGCCGCTGTCGCGTGAACGCACAACCACTTCCCGAGCCGCAGGACCGCCCTGCACGGCTCACCGTAGGGGTCGTCGGCGCGGGCCGCGTCGGCCCGGCCCTCGCCGCCTCGCTGCGCCTGGCCGGGCACCGCCCCGTCGCCGCCTCCGGTGTCTCCGACGCCTCCGTGCGCCGGGCCGCCGATCTGCTTCCCGGAGTGCCCGTCGTACCGCCCGCCGAAGTGCTGGCGCGGGCCGAGCTGGTGCTGCTCACCGTCCCCGACGACGCCCTGCCCGAGCTGGTCGCCGGGCTGGCCGAGACCGGCGCGGTGCGCCCCGGCCAGCTGCTGGTGCACACCTCGGGGCGGTACGGCGTCGGGGTGCTGGAGCCCGCGCTGCGGGCCGGAGCGCTGCCGCTCGCGCTGCACCCCGTGATGACCTTCACCGGCACCTCGGTCGACGTCCAGCGCCTCGCGGGGTGCTCCTTCGGCGTCACCGCCCCCGAGGAGCTGCGGCTGGCGGCCGAGGCGCTGGTGATCGAGATGGGCGGCGAGCCCGAGTGGATCGAGGAGGAGTCCCGCCCGCTCTACCACGCGGCGCTGGCCATCGGCGCCAACCACCTGACCACGCTGGTCGCCCAGGCCATGGAGCTGCTGCGCGGCGCGGGGGTCGGCGCCCCCGACCGGATGCTCGGCCCGCTGCTCGGCGCCGCGCTGGACAACGCCCTGCGCAGCGGGGACGCCGCACTCACCGGCCCGGTCGCGCGCGGCGACGCGGGCACGGTCGCGGCCCATGTCGCCGAGCTGCGGCGGCACGCCCCCCAGGCGGTCGCCGGATATCTGGCGATGGCCCGTACGACGGCGGACCGCGCGCTCGCCCACGGCCTGCTCAAGCCGGAGCTGGCGGAAGACCTGCTGGGCGTTCTGTCGGATGTCTCGGACGTACCGGGGCCGGGCCGGGGAGGGACGGGATCGTGAGCCCGAGGCTGTGGACCAAGGCCGGACCCGGTGAGCCGGACGTCGAGCTGTACACCCGCCGCTCCGACTACGACGTCGCGTTCGCCCACTTCGCCGTGGCGGGGCGGACCGCCGTGGTGATGACCATGGGCGCGCTGCACGACGGCCACGCCTCGCTGATCCGCGCCGCCCGCGCCCGGGTCGGCTCCAAGGGCCTGGTGACCGTCACCGTCTTTGTGAACCCGCTGCAGTTCGGCGCGGGCGAGGACCTCGACCGCTATCCGCGCACCCTCGACGCGGATCTGGAGGTCGCGGCCGCGGCGGGCGCCGACATCGTCTTCGCCCCGCGCCTGGACGAGGTGTATCCGGGCGGTGAGCCGC
This window contains:
- a CDS encoding ATP-binding protein, producing MPTNALPAGTAPLASTQTVTHQLPRHRRSVGRAREALRHQLANWHIGADITESATLLLSELTTNAINAKTTRGREIGVRFVLTGLELRIEVSDTNDEQPTLKHAEDDDESGRGLALVDSLADRWGVEPRDAVGKVVWALLVLPEGDTSHR
- a CDS encoding helix-turn-helix transcriptional regulator, with product MSDKRHHPPTVRLRRLAAELRRLRSAAGLTRDEVTEKKGINAATLYRIEKARARPQKRTLLALLDLYEATEAQRSDLLAVQSGSNDQGWLRPYHSELPEEYAAYIGFEAEARTVRNYESLFIPGLAQTEPYARAVVKGVWAAASHKQVEQRVQARMERQALLSKEHPLQLWAIVDEAAIRRTVGGRKVMQEQTRHLLRLMEEPHVTFQVIPFDKGAHAGMPGSFVHMDFPDPADPELVYVDTPAGDLFLESETEIRRYKSMFEHLQAVAVGPNESADLLAKVAGMRD
- a CDS encoding DUF397 domain-containing protein — protein: MQYDFSEVVWRKSSYSSANGQCVEVADGVADVVPVRDSKASAGPCLVFEADAWASFIRALKVGELPSA
- a CDS encoding DUF5937 family protein, with translation MLLPARPGATLDEELDALDRIDDETYLTAVFEITCSSSYTRCRQSPLVDAGERARVREMAAARGPRQAAFADRMLDDPDGLRVWLRRLLEDCRQAFFADTWQRVGIQLAADARHKSELLQRKGLAEALTAASAALSLSEDGDRVLVDKLAAGRTTASDDGLTLIPTAFGWPHVTVVYAPGWHPVIQYPVASPELPAPAALELVQRRMEALSHPMRMRLCRTLARGPHTTGELSEAYGITPPEVSRHIGVLKKAGLLTTRRRGRYVLHQLELTAVSRLGTDFLESVLR
- a CDS encoding Rossmann-like and DUF2520 domain-containing protein, translated to MNAQPLPEPQDRPARLTVGVVGAGRVGPALAASLRLAGHRPVAASGVSDASVRRAADLLPGVPVVPPAEVLARAELVLLTVPDDALPELVAGLAETGAVRPGQLLVHTSGRYGVGVLEPALRAGALPLALHPVMTFTGTSVDVQRLAGCSFGVTAPEELRLAAEALVIEMGGEPEWIEEESRPLYHAALAIGANHLTTLVAQAMELLRGAGVGAPDRMLGPLLGAALDNALRSGDAALTGPVARGDAGTVAAHVAELRRHAPQAVAGYLAMARTTADRALAHGLLKPELAEDLLGVLSDVSDVPGPGRGGTGS